The Anaeromyxobacter diazotrophicus nucleotide sequence CACGGTGGCGAACCCGCCCACCGCCTCGAAGGGCGCGCCCTTGAGCCGCGCCACCGCGTGCTCGACGGGCGCCTCGCCATCCCGCACGCGCGCGAGCAGCGCGCGCAGCTCCCTCTCGTCCATGGCGGTTGTCTACTACGCGCCGCGCAGCGACGCGAGCAGCGCCGGCAGCTGGGCCGGCTCGGGCATCACCAGGATGAGGCCCTCCAGCCCGGCCGGGCCGTCGGTGGTGAAGCGCGTCGCCAGCGCGACCCGCCCCGCCTCCCGGTCCACCAGCTGGTCGAGGCACGCCCTCCCGGCGCCGCGGGCGAGGACGGGCGGGCTCAGGAGGAGCCGCCCGCGCACCATCCGCGCGATGGCGGAGACGAAGGCGCTCCCCACGATGTTGCCCGACTCCATGAGCGCGCTCTCGGAGAGCGCGTCCCAGGCGCCGGACCGCGGCGTGGGCGACCCGAGCGCGGCGGCCAGCCGCTCGGCGTCGCGCTCGGGCAGCGCCAGCACCAGGTGCCCCGCCAGGAGCCCCTCCAGCCGGACCCCCACCGCCACCAGCTCCTGGCCCAGGTGGCCGAGGAAGTCGGCGATGGCGCCCGGGCGCTGGCCCACCCACGCCTCCGGCACGTCCATCTCGACGCGGCGCCGCAGGAGCGCGCCGAGCGCGGTCACCGCCTGGCCGCAGCCGATGGTCGCGATCTCCTGCAGGAGGTCGAGGTCGGGCGCGCCGAGCGCCGCCGGAGCGCCGGCGCTCACGCCGCCCCCAGCCGTGCCAGGTCGAGCACGAACACCGGGCGCCCGCTCGCGAGCACCGTCACCGCGGAGAGCCCGGGCACGCGGTCGAAGGGACGGGCGAGCGGCTTCAGCACCGCCTCCTGCTGCCCGAGGAGCTGGTCCACCGCCAGGCCCACCGGGCCGGCCTCGCCGTCCGCCACCACCACCGCGCAGGGCGCGGGCCGCGCGCCGCCGAAGCCGAGCAGCGCGCCGAGGTCGAGCACCGGCACCAGCGCGCCGTCGTACGGCAGCACCGGGGCGCCGCGGCTCTGGTCGAGCGCGGAGAGGGCCACCTCCGCCGCCCCATGGACCTTGGCGATGGGGAGCGCCAGCACCTCCTCCGCCACCCGCACCAGCAGCACCTGCTGCACCGCCACCGTGAGCGGCAGCCGGAGCACGAAGCGCGTCCCGCGGCCGCGCGCGCTGTCGATCTCGAGCGCGCCGCCCACCGCCTCCACGCTGCGCTTCACCGCGTCGAGCCCCACCCCGCGGCCGGAGAGATCGGTCACCTCGGCGGCGGTGGAGAGGCCCGGCAGGCAGGCGAGCTGCAGCGCGTCCTTGTCCGACAGCCGCTCGGCGGCGGCCGCGGGCAGCGCGCCCTTCGCCACCGCCGCCGCGCGCAGCCGCTCCGGGTCCATGCCCCGGCCGTCGTCGGCGAGCTCGAGCAGCACGCGGTCGCGCTCGCGGCGGGCGCTGACCGTCACGTGCCCGGTGGCGCCCTTCCCGGCCCGGAGCCGCTCGGGGGGCGACTCGAGCCCATGGTCCACCGCGTTGCGAAGCAGGTGCGTGAGCGGGTCGGCCAGCTCGTCCAGGAGCGC carries:
- a CDS encoding chemotaxis protein CheC — protein: MSAGAPAALGAPDLDLLQEIATIGCGQAVTALGALLRRRVEMDVPEAWVGQRPGAIADFLGHLGQELVAVGVRLEGLLAGHLVLALPERDAERLAAALGSPTPRSGAWDALSESALMESGNIVGSAFVSAIARMVRGRLLLSPPVLARGAGRACLDQLVDREAGRVALATRFTTDGPAGLEGLILVMPEPAQLPALLASLRGA